One genomic segment of Rhodopseudomonas sp. BAL398 includes these proteins:
- a CDS encoding autoinducer binding domain-containing protein, which yields MKERFDHTWRFIEAVERVPTPDAIERCLLELAANFGFTAVFGGVVPIKRMPQAEVCSRILFRHFPNEWANRYNRKGYAFRDPVVHRLRYDKMPFSWSDRSCSSAGDVALIQGEASEFGLRHGHVIPISMIDGALTAVSFGGSSIHCSAADLSALNFCGKLRRW from the coding sequence TTGAAAGAACGGTTTGATCATACCTGGCGTTTTATTGAAGCCGTGGAACGCGTGCCGACGCCGGACGCCATCGAACGTTGTCTTTTGGAATTAGCAGCAAACTTTGGCTTTACGGCAGTATTCGGCGGCGTCGTTCCGATTAAACGGATGCCGCAGGCCGAAGTTTGTTCACGAATTTTATTTCGGCATTTCCCGAACGAATGGGCCAATAGGTATAACCGCAAAGGTTATGCATTTCGCGATCCAGTCGTTCATCGCCTCCGCTACGATAAGATGCCGTTCAGCTGGAGTGATAGATCATGCTCTAGCGCTGGCGACGTTGCACTGATTCAAGGAGAGGCCTCGGAGTTTGGCTTGCGACACGGTCACGTGATTCCTATTTCGATGATCGACGGAGCTCTCACGGCAGTTTCGTTCGGAGGTTCCAGCATCCATTGCAGCGCGGCGGATCTGTCCGCGCTAAATTTTTGCGGCAAGCTACGCCGTTGGTAG